In the Natrinema sp. CBA1119 genome, GGCACGACACCGGCGTTGCTCATCATCGACCCGCAGTACGACTTTCTAGACCCTGACGGAGCAGTGTATTGCCCGTGTTCGTCAGTCGATTCGACGGCAGAGGTCGTCGAGAATATCCGTTCGTTGGTCGCCGCCGCTCGCAGGGCGGACCTACCAGTCATCTGGACGAAAGAGTCTCACCGAGACGACCGATCGGATTACGGTGCTGAGTTACTCTCCGTCGAGCGAGATCACACCCTCGCCGGTACCGAGGGGGAGCAGTTCCTGTCGACGTTCAACAGCGAACAGGACCTTCCCCCAGCGGAGTATCTGGTGCGAAAACGTCGCTACAATTGCTTTCACAACACTGATCTCGACCATCTCCTCTCGACGTTCGATATCGACACGCTGGTACTCGCCGGCGTCACGACCAACGTCTGCGTCCACTACACCGCTCAGGGCGCACACGAGCGCGACTACGTATTCCGTGTCGTTGAGGAGTGTACAGCCGGTACTAGCCAATCGCTCCATGACGCTGCCTTGGAGATGCTCACCTACCTACAACCGAGTGGCGTGCAGCCGCTCGAGTCAGTCACGGATGCGCTTGCTGACTACGATGGAAACGAGACTGTCAAACGCGTCAAACGGACCGGAAGCGTGGTCGATCTCGAAAAGTAAGTCTCAGTCAGTCACCCAGTCGCCCTTGTTCGGGAAGTCGAGGTACGAATCCACTTTATCGCGGGCGTCCTCGAGCACGGAGGAGCCGTGGAAGACGAGTCCGACATCGAACGCGTAATCCTGGAAGCGCTCGGCGTTGCGTTCGGCCGCACGGAGGTCGTCCGAGTAGACCCCTTCGACCAGAACGAAATACCCCGCTGGAAGGCCCCGCCAGTCGGCGCCGATCAGTGCGTCGCCCATGATCGCCAGGTTGTGCTCCGGTGCGACCAACGCGTAGTTATCATCGGTGTGACCGGGAACGTGGACGGCCGTAAACGGCTCGAGCTGGTCCTCGTGGCCGTACCGCCGGTCGGGATCGTGTTCCGTTTCGAGGCAGGACTGTTCGGGGACCCACGTTGTCGGGTCGTAGCGATCGACGACCGCGTCGAATCCGCCGACGTGATCGTGATCCGCGTGCGTGAGGATGAGCCGCTCGGGAGCAACGTCACACGTGGCGATTCGATCGAGCAGCGTGTCGCTCGCCTCGGCGGGCCCGCAATCGACCAACGTTGGGACGTCCCAGTCGAACAGGTACGCCCGGTACCGTGCCGGCTCACGCGTGAGCGTGAGGTCGTAGACGCCTTCGCTGATCTCGGTGACCGGTCGGCACGTATCGGATCGGTCAGTCATCAGCAGAACTGCCGTTCGACGAACCGGGTGATCGCCATTGCCCCGAG is a window encoding:
- a CDS encoding cysteine hydrolase family protein, which codes for MLPTQPGPLGTTPALLIIDPQYDFLDPDGAVYCPCSSVDSTAEVVENIRSLVAAARRADLPVIWTKESHRDDRSDYGAELLSVERDHTLAGTEGEQFLSTFNSEQDLPPAEYLVRKRRYNCFHNTDLDHLLSTFDIDTLVLAGVTTNVCVHYTAQGAHERDYVFRVVEECTAGTSQSLHDAALEMLTYLQPSGVQPLESVTDALADYDGNETVKRVKRTGSVVDLEK
- a CDS encoding MBL fold metallo-hydrolase, which produces MTDRSDTCRPVTEISEGVYDLTLTREPARYRAYLFDWDVPTLVDCGPAEASDTLLDRIATCDVAPERLILTHADHDHVGGFDAVVDRYDPTTWVPEQSCLETEHDPDRRYGHEDQLEPFTAVHVPGHTDDNYALVAPEHNLAIMGDALIGADWRGLPAGYFVLVEGVYSDDLRAAERNAERFQDYAFDVGLVFHGSSVLEDARDKVDSYLDFPNKGDWVTD